In Siniperca chuatsi isolate FFG_IHB_CAS linkage group LG20, ASM2008510v1, whole genome shotgun sequence, the following proteins share a genomic window:
- the wfikkn2b gene encoding WAP, Kazal, immunoglobulin, Kunitz and NTR domain-containing protein 2, with protein sequence MWWMLFPRWIWFLACVSVWMEHQVGVLPQIAYSHAGICPNDMNPNLWVDAMSTCTRECESDQECESFEKCCQNVCGNRSCVAARYVDGNKGPMGMPKEATCASFMCTQQGSECDIWDGQPVCKCRDRCEREPHFTCASDGMTYYNKCYMDAEACSKGITLSVVICRFHLTWPNTSPSLPQATTLRPTTAPLQATVPPPTEPQPPVVVSSPAHQTVNVGDTASFLCDVTGRPRPEITWEKQLPEGVERVVMRPNHVRENMVVTNIGQLVIYNAQPHDSGIYTCMAQNPSGSVQANHPLTVLSTEPPKTPKPKNVTRCQPEECLKPPDNPEDCGSELERVNWYYEPKTNNCFSFTHCHSSNKSQQPRKVFETFEECMQCCGPEVSGPCGLRSLQGPCKAYEPRWAYSSTLRQCQSFIYGGCEGNDNNFESKEACEDMCPYPKNHHCKACKPRGKMVTSFCRSDFVILGRMTELTEEKDSGHALVTVEEILKDEKMGLRFFGKEPLEVTFLNMDWNCPCPNITGAAAEGQVIIMGNANEGMAVLQPESYVGASSPRRLRKLREVISKNTCDILKAITNSPQ encoded by the exons ATGTGGTGGATGCTGTTTCCACGCTGGATCTGGTTCCTGgcgtgtgtgtcagtgtggatgGAGCACCAGGTCGGAGTTTTGCCTCAAATCGCCTATTCACACGCGGGGATCTGCCCTAATGACATGAACCCCAACCTGTGGGTGGATGCCATGAGCACCTGTACACGAGAGTGTGAATCTGATCAG GAGTGTGAGTCCTTTGAGAAGTGTTGCCAAAATGTGTGTGGGAATCGGAGTTGTGTGGCAGCCCGTTACGTGGACGGGAACAAAGGCCCCATGGGAATGCCCAAGGAAGCCACCTGCGCCAGTTTTATGTGCACCCAGCAGGGGTCTGAGTGTGACATCTGGGACGGCCAGCCGGTGTGTAAATGCCGGGACCGCTGCGAGAGGGAGCCGCACTTCACCTGCGCCTCTGACGGCATGACCTACTACAACAAGTGCTACATGGACGCAGAGGCGTGCTCCAAGGGCATCACCCTGTCTGTTGTCATCTGCCGCTTCCACCTCACCTGGCCCAACACCAGCCCCTCGCTGCCCCAGGCGACCACCCTTCGCCCTACCACTGCTCCTCTTCAGGCGACTGTCCCACCTCCCACCGAGCCTCAGCCACCCGTCGTGGTCAGCAGCCCCGCTCACCAGACTGTAAACGTGGGTGACACAGCCAGCTTCCTGTGTGACGTGACAGGTCGCCCCCGGCCTGAGATCACCTGGGAGAAGCAGCTGCCAGAGGGGGTAGAGAGGGTAGTCATGAGGCCTAATCATGTGCGAGAGAATATGGTGGTCACTAACATCGGCCAACTGGTCATCTACAACGCCCAGCCGCATGATTCAGGCATCTACACCTGCATGGCTCAGAACCCATCTGGCTCAGTGCAGGCCAACCACCCGCTCACTGTGCTGTCCACAGAGCCACCCAAGACCCCCAAGCCCAAGAATGTGACCCGCTGCCAGCCCGAAGAGTGTCTGAAACCCCCTGATAACCCAGAGGATTGTGGGAGCGAGCTGGAGAGGGTCAACTGGTACTACGAGCCCAAGACCAACAACTGCTTCTCCTTCACCCACTgccacagcagcaacaaaagcCAGCAGCCCAGGAAGGTGTTTGAGACATTTGAGGAGTGTATGCAGTGCTGCGGTCCCGAGGTGTCGGGCCCCTGTGGGCTCCGCAGCCTGCAGGGCCCCTGTAAGGCCTACGAGCCACGCTGGGCTTACAGCAGCACTCTGCGGCAGTGTCAGTCCTTCATCTATGGAGGGTGTGAGGGCAACGACAACAACTTCGAATCTAAAGAAGCCTGTGAGGATATGTGCCCCTACCCGAAAAACCACCACTGCAAGGCCTGCAAGCCGAGAGGCAAGATGGTGACGAGCTTCTGCCGGAGCGACTTCGTCATCCTGGGTCGCATGACGGAGCTTACAGAGGAGAAGGACTCGGGCCACGCCCTTGTGACTGTGGAAGAGATCCTCAAGGATGAGAAGATGGGTTTACGCTTCTTCGGCAAGGAGCCTCTTGAGGTCACCTTCCTCAACATGGACTGGAACTGCCCGTGCCCGAACATCACGGGCGCTGCCGCTGAGGGACAGGTCATCATTATGGGCAACGCAAACGAAGGCATGGCCGTCCTTCAGCCGGAGAGCTATGTGGGCGCTTCCAGCCCTCGCCGTTTGCGGAAGCTGAGAGAGGTCATCTCCAAGAACACGTGTGACATTCTCAAAGCGATCACCAACAGCCCTCAGTAG
- the abcc3 gene encoding ATP-binding cassette sub-family C member 3 isoform X4, translated as MLILFTKQKNAPDWWGYSLAFLMFFTAFLQTLVLHHHFQYCFVTGMNVRTAVIGAIYRKALVITNAAKRSSTVGEVVNLMSVDAQRFMDLTTFLNMLWSAPLQIMLALYFLWQNLGPSVLAGVAVMVMLIPFNAVIAMKTRAYQVEQMQYKDSRIKLMNEILNGIKVLKLYAWENSFKEKVLAIRQKELNVLRKTAYLGALSTMAWTSAPFLVALTTFAVYVTVDENNVLDAERAFVSLSLFNILRFPLNMLPQVISSIVQASVSLKRIQSFLSHDELDPNSVDRTSTATEFSVTVVNGKFTWAKEDPPVLHNINVMVPQGSLLAVVGHVGCGKSSLISALLGEMEKLEGEVSIRGSVAYVPQQAWIQNATLRDNILFGIPYNEQKYLSVLEACALTPDLEVLPGGDMTEIGEKGINLSGGQRQRVSLARALYSDADVYLLDDPLSAVDAHVSKHIFDNLIGPGGLLKGKTRILVTHGISFLPQVDNIMVIVEGRVSEMGSYQELLKQNGAFAEFLRNYTLEDIIEEDEATEGLIEDEELFPDDALSNHTDMVDNEPMINEAKRNFIRQISIISADGENPRSRSVRRHGCSQKKHSEPQEKKKPHEVDKLIQAETSETGRVKTKVYLEYAKAVGALLSVFICFLYGCQSAAAIGANIWLSQWTNDASTNQTKENVHIRVGVYAALGIAQGGLLLVNCLLCRAYSMLRAAKLMHRNMLQGVLRAPQAFFESTPTGRLLNRFSKDVDAIDSHIPDNIDIWMRTFWYTLNVLLICSALTPMFLIVIVPLMVFYWWVQRFYVATSRQLKRLESVSRSPIYSHFSETVTGCSVIRAYGRHSAFVLMSDMKVDDNQKSYYPGIVSNRWLGVRIEFIGNCIVLFAALFAVTGKDNLNPGLVGLSVSYALQVTMSLNWMVRMSSDLESNIVAVERVKEYSETKTEAPWEVEDKKPPPEWPMEGNVEFHNYSVRYREGLDLVLKKLTLSVKGGEKIGIVGRTGAGKSSMTLCLFRLLEAAAGEITIDEVKISDIGLHDLRSKLTIIPQEPVLFSGTLRMNLDPFEKYSDEEVWKALEHSHLHRFVSNQPAKLELECSEGGENLSVGQRQLVCLARALLRKTRILVLDEATAAIDLETDDLIQSTIRTQFEDCTVFTIAHRLNTILDYTRVLVLDKGQIAEFDTPSNLLSQRGIFYGMAKDAGLTQ; from the exons ATGTTGATCTTGTTCACAAAACAGAAGAATGCTCCTGATTGGTGGGGTTACTCGCTGGCCTTCCTCATGTTCTTCACAGCCTTCCTGCAGACTCTCGTCCTCCACCATCACTTTCAGTACTGTTTTGTCACCGGAATGAATGTACGCACAGCTGTCATAGGAGCTATCTACAGGAAG GCGCTGGTGATAACTAATGCTGCCAAGCGTTCATCGACAGTGGGAGAGGTGGTCAACCTGATGTCTGTGGATGCACAGCGGTTCATGGACCTCACCACCTTCCTCAACATGTTGTGGTCTGCTCCTCTTCAGATCATGCTGGCACTATATTTCCTCTGGCAG AACCTCGGTCCATCTGTGCTGGCTGGGGTGGCTGTCATGGTCATGCTGATCCCTTTTAATGCTGTCATTGCCATGAAGACTCGAGCCTACCAG GTGGAGCAGATGCAGTACAAGGACTCTCGTATCAAGCTGATGAATGAGATCCTGAACGGCATCAAAGTCTTAAAGCTGTACGCCTGGGAGAACTCCTTTAAAGAAAAGGTCCTGGCCATTCGGCAGAAGGAGCTCAATGTGCTGCGCAAGACAGCCTACCTGGGAGCGCTGTCCACCATGGCCTGGACCAGCGCCCCTTTCCTG GTTGCCTTGACAACATTTGCCGTGTATGTGACTGTGGATGAGAACAACGTCCTGGATGCAGAGAGGGCCTTTGTGTCGCTCTCGCTCTTTAACATCCTCAGGTTCCCTCTCAACATGCTTCCCCAAGTCATCAGCAGTATCGTACAG GCCAGCGTCTCACTCAAGCGAATCCAAAGTTTCCTGAGTCATGATGAGCTGGACCCAAATTCAGTAGACAGAACGAGCACAGCcacag AGTTTTCAGTGACAGTTGTCAACGGGAAATTCACTTGGGCAAAAGAAGATCCTCCTGTTCTGCACAA TATTAATGTGATGGTGCCCCAGGGCTCGCTGCTGGCAGTGGTGGGTCATGTTGGCTGTGGGAAGTCTTCCCTAATCTCTGCGCTGCTGGGTGAAATGGAGAAACTGGAGGGAGAGGTTTCTATTCGG GGATCAGTGGCATATGTACCTCAGCAGGCCTGGATACAGAATGCCACCCTGCGGGACAACATCCTGTTTGGGATACCCTACAATGAGCAGAAGTACCTCTCCGTTCTGGAGGCCTGTGCCTTAACTCCTGACCTGGAAGTGCTGCCTGGAGGAGACATGACTGAGATAGGCGAGAAG GGCATTAACCTCTCTGGTGGGCAGAGACAGAGGGTGAGTCTGGCCCGAGCTCTGTACAGCGATGCGGATGTCTACCTGCTGGACGACCCGCTGTCCGCTGTGGACGCTCACGTGTCCAAACACATCTTTGACAACCTCATCGGCCCAGGGGGGCTGCTAAAGGGCAAG ACACGGATTCTAGTGACACATGGCATCAGCTTCCTGCCTCAGGTGGATAACATAATGGTGATTGTGGAGGGCAGGGTGTCAGAGATGGGCTCCTACCAGGAGCTGCTCAAACAGAACGGAGCCTTCGCAGAGTTTCTCAGGAACTACACCCTGGAGGACATCATAGAGGAGGATGAGGCCACTG AGGGGTTAATCGAAGATGAGGAATTGTTCCCTGACGATGCCCTTAGCAACCACACAGACATGGTGGACAATGAGCCGATGATCAATGAAGCCAAGAGAAATTTCATAAG GCAGATCAGCATCATTTCAGCAGACGGAGAGAACCCCAGATCCCGTTCAGTGAGGAGACACGGCTGCAGCCAGAAGAAACACTCAGAGccacaagagaagaagaaaccaCATGAGGTGGATAAACTCATCCAGGCAGAGACCTCAGAAACAGGCAGG GTGAAAACAAAGGTGTACCTGGAGTACGCCAAGGCAGTGGGAGCTCTGCTCTCAGTGTTCATCTGTTTCCTGTACGGCTGCCAGAGCGCCGCGGCCATCGGAGCAAACATCTGGCTCAGCCAGTGGACCAATGACGCCTCAACAAATCAGACTAAGGAGAATGTTCATATAAGGGTGGGGGTGTACGCAGCGCTGGGCATTGCACAAG GTGGGCTGTTGTTGGTTAACTGCCTGTTGTGCCGGGCCTACAGTATGCTGCGGGCAGCCAAGCTCATGCACCGCAACATGCTTCAGGGGGTCCTGCGAGCTCCGCAGGCCTTCTTCGAGAGCACCCCCACTGGGCGGTTACTAAACCGCTTCAGCAAAGACGTGGATGCTATAGACTCCCACATCCCTGACAATATTGACATATGGATGCGCACTTTCTGGTACACACTGAATGTGCTGCTCATATGCTCTGCCCTCACCCCAATGTTCCTCATAGTCATAGTGCCATTAATGGTGTTCTATTGGTGGGTTCAG AGATTTTACGTTGCCACGTCTCGGCAGCTAAAGCGTCTGGAGTCAGTCAGCCGCTCTCCCATATACTCCCATTTCTCTGAGACCGTCACTGGCTGTAGTGTAATTCGAGCCTATGGCAGACACTCTGCCTTTGTTCTGATGAGTGATATGAAAGTGGATGACAACCAAAAGAGTTACTACCCTGGTATAGTGTCCAACAG GTGGCTCGGAGTGCGTATTGAGTTTATTGGGAACTGCATCGTGTTGTTTGCTGCTCTGTTTGCTGTGACTGGAAAGGATAATCTGAACCCCGGCCTCGTGGGTCTGTCAGTGTCCTACGCCTTACAG GTGACCATGTCTCTGAACTGGATGGTGCGAATGTCTTCAGATCTGGAGAGCAACATAGTAGCAGTGGAGAGAGTGAAGGAGTACTCTGAGACCAAGACAGag GCCCCCTGGGAGGTGGAGGACAAGAAGCCCCCACCTGAATGGCCCATGGAGGGGAACGTGGAGTTCCACAACTACAGCGTTCGGTACAGAGAGGGACTGGACCTTGTCCTAAAGAAACTCACACTGAGCGtcaaaggaggagagaag ATCGGTATCGTGGGTCGTACAGGGGCCGGCAAGTCCTCCATGACGCTCTGCCTCTTCCGACTGCTGGAAGCCGCAGCAGGAGAGATCACCATCGACGAGGTGAAGATATCTGATATCGGCCTGCACGACCTGAGGTCCAAACTCACCATAATTCCACAG GAGCCAGTGCTGTTCTCAGGCACACTGAGGATGAACCTGGACCCCTTTGAGAAGTACAGTGATGAAGAGGTGTGGAAAGCTCTGGAACATTCTCACCTCCACAGGTTTGTCAGCAACCAGCCGGCAAAACTGGAACTGGAGTGTTCAGAGGGTGGAGAGAACCTCAG TGTGGGCCAGAGGCAGCTGGTGTGTTTGGCTCGAGCTCTTCTGAGGAAGACGAGGATCCTCGTCCTGGATGAAGCTACAGCTGCTATCGACCTGGAGACAGATGATCTCATCCAGTCCACCATTCGGACTCAGTTTGAGGACTGCACCGTCTTTACCATCGCTCACAGACTCAACACAATCCTGGATTACACAAG AGTGCTGGTGTTGGACAAGGGACAGATAGCAGAGTTTGATACTCCTTCAAACCTCTTATCACAGAGAGGAATCTTCTACGGCATGGCTAAAGATGCAGGACTGACACAGTAG
- the abcc3 gene encoding ATP-binding cassette sub-family C member 3 isoform X8: MDAHFLRFYVATSRQLKRLESVSRSPIYSHFSETVTGCSVIRAYGRHSAFVLMSDMKVDDNQKSYYPGIVSNRWLGVRIEFIGNCIVLFAALFAVTGKDNLNPGLVGLSVSYALQVTMSLNWMVRMSSDLESNIVAVERVKEYSETKTEAPWEVEDKKPPPEWPMEGNVEFHNYSVRYREGLDLVLKKLTLSVKGGEKIGIVGRTGAGKSSMTLCLFRLLEAAAGEITIDEVKISDIGLHDLRSKLTIIPQEPVLFSGTLRMNLDPFEKYSDEEVWKALEHSHLHRFVSNQPAKLELECSEGGENLSVGQRQLVCLARALLRKTRILVLDEATAAIDLETDDLIQSTIRTQFEDCTVFTIAHRLNTILDYTRVLVLDKGQIAEFDTPSNLLSQRGIFYGMAKDAGLTQ, encoded by the exons ATGGATGCGCACTTTCTG AGATTTTACGTTGCCACGTCTCGGCAGCTAAAGCGTCTGGAGTCAGTCAGCCGCTCTCCCATATACTCCCATTTCTCTGAGACCGTCACTGGCTGTAGTGTAATTCGAGCCTATGGCAGACACTCTGCCTTTGTTCTGATGAGTGATATGAAAGTGGATGACAACCAAAAGAGTTACTACCCTGGTATAGTGTCCAACAG GTGGCTCGGAGTGCGTATTGAGTTTATTGGGAACTGCATCGTGTTGTTTGCTGCTCTGTTTGCTGTGACTGGAAAGGATAATCTGAACCCCGGCCTCGTGGGTCTGTCAGTGTCCTACGCCTTACAG GTGACCATGTCTCTGAACTGGATGGTGCGAATGTCTTCAGATCTGGAGAGCAACATAGTAGCAGTGGAGAGAGTGAAGGAGTACTCTGAGACCAAGACAGag GCCCCCTGGGAGGTGGAGGACAAGAAGCCCCCACCTGAATGGCCCATGGAGGGGAACGTGGAGTTCCACAACTACAGCGTTCGGTACAGAGAGGGACTGGACCTTGTCCTAAAGAAACTCACACTGAGCGtcaaaggaggagagaag ATCGGTATCGTGGGTCGTACAGGGGCCGGCAAGTCCTCCATGACGCTCTGCCTCTTCCGACTGCTGGAAGCCGCAGCAGGAGAGATCACCATCGACGAGGTGAAGATATCTGATATCGGCCTGCACGACCTGAGGTCCAAACTCACCATAATTCCACAG GAGCCAGTGCTGTTCTCAGGCACACTGAGGATGAACCTGGACCCCTTTGAGAAGTACAGTGATGAAGAGGTGTGGAAAGCTCTGGAACATTCTCACCTCCACAGGTTTGTCAGCAACCAGCCGGCAAAACTGGAACTGGAGTGTTCAGAGGGTGGAGAGAACCTCAG TGTGGGCCAGAGGCAGCTGGTGTGTTTGGCTCGAGCTCTTCTGAGGAAGACGAGGATCCTCGTCCTGGATGAAGCTACAGCTGCTATCGACCTGGAGACAGATGATCTCATCCAGTCCACCATTCGGACTCAGTTTGAGGACTGCACCGTCTTTACCATCGCTCACAGACTCAACACAATCCTGGATTACACAAG AGTGCTGGTGTTGGACAAGGGACAGATAGCAGAGTTTGATACTCCTTCAAACCTCTTATCACAGAGAGGAATCTTCTACGGCATGGCTAAAGATGCAGGACTGACACAGTAG
- the abcc3 gene encoding ATP-binding cassette sub-family C member 3 isoform X7, with protein sequence MLRAAKLMHRNMLQGVLRAPQAFFESTPTGRLLNRFSKDVDAIDSHIPDNIDIWMRTFWYTLNVLLICSALTPMFLIVIVPLMVFYWWVQRFYVATSRQLKRLESVSRSPIYSHFSETVTGCSVIRAYGRHSAFVLMSDMKVDDNQKSYYPGIVSNRWLGVRIEFIGNCIVLFAALFAVTGKDNLNPGLVGLSVSYALQVTMSLNWMVRMSSDLESNIVAVERVKEYSETKTEAPWEVEDKKPPPEWPMEGNVEFHNYSVRYREGLDLVLKKLTLSVKGGEKIGIVGRTGAGKSSMTLCLFRLLEAAAGEITIDEVKISDIGLHDLRSKLTIIPQEPVLFSGTLRMNLDPFEKYSDEEVWKALEHSHLHRFVSNQPAKLELECSEGGENLSVGQRQLVCLARALLRKTRILVLDEATAAIDLETDDLIQSTIRTQFEDCTVFTIAHRLNTILDYTRVLVLDKGQIAEFDTPSNLLSQRGIFYGMAKDAGLTQ encoded by the exons ATGCTGCGGGCAGCCAAGCTCATGCACCGCAACATGCTTCAGGGGGTCCTGCGAGCTCCGCAGGCCTTCTTCGAGAGCACCCCCACTGGGCGGTTACTAAACCGCTTCAGCAAAGACGTGGATGCTATAGACTCCCACATCCCTGACAATATTGACATATGGATGCGCACTTTCTGGTACACACTGAATGTGCTGCTCATATGCTCTGCCCTCACCCCAATGTTCCTCATAGTCATAGTGCCATTAATGGTGTTCTATTGGTGGGTTCAG AGATTTTACGTTGCCACGTCTCGGCAGCTAAAGCGTCTGGAGTCAGTCAGCCGCTCTCCCATATACTCCCATTTCTCTGAGACCGTCACTGGCTGTAGTGTAATTCGAGCCTATGGCAGACACTCTGCCTTTGTTCTGATGAGTGATATGAAAGTGGATGACAACCAAAAGAGTTACTACCCTGGTATAGTGTCCAACAG GTGGCTCGGAGTGCGTATTGAGTTTATTGGGAACTGCATCGTGTTGTTTGCTGCTCTGTTTGCTGTGACTGGAAAGGATAATCTGAACCCCGGCCTCGTGGGTCTGTCAGTGTCCTACGCCTTACAG GTGACCATGTCTCTGAACTGGATGGTGCGAATGTCTTCAGATCTGGAGAGCAACATAGTAGCAGTGGAGAGAGTGAAGGAGTACTCTGAGACCAAGACAGag GCCCCCTGGGAGGTGGAGGACAAGAAGCCCCCACCTGAATGGCCCATGGAGGGGAACGTGGAGTTCCACAACTACAGCGTTCGGTACAGAGAGGGACTGGACCTTGTCCTAAAGAAACTCACACTGAGCGtcaaaggaggagagaag ATCGGTATCGTGGGTCGTACAGGGGCCGGCAAGTCCTCCATGACGCTCTGCCTCTTCCGACTGCTGGAAGCCGCAGCAGGAGAGATCACCATCGACGAGGTGAAGATATCTGATATCGGCCTGCACGACCTGAGGTCCAAACTCACCATAATTCCACAG GAGCCAGTGCTGTTCTCAGGCACACTGAGGATGAACCTGGACCCCTTTGAGAAGTACAGTGATGAAGAGGTGTGGAAAGCTCTGGAACATTCTCACCTCCACAGGTTTGTCAGCAACCAGCCGGCAAAACTGGAACTGGAGTGTTCAGAGGGTGGAGAGAACCTCAG TGTGGGCCAGAGGCAGCTGGTGTGTTTGGCTCGAGCTCTTCTGAGGAAGACGAGGATCCTCGTCCTGGATGAAGCTACAGCTGCTATCGACCTGGAGACAGATGATCTCATCCAGTCCACCATTCGGACTCAGTTTGAGGACTGCACCGTCTTTACCATCGCTCACAGACTCAACACAATCCTGGATTACACAAG AGTGCTGGTGTTGGACAAGGGACAGATAGCAGAGTTTGATACTCCTTCAAACCTCTTATCACAGAGAGGAATCTTCTACGGCATGGCTAAAGATGCAGGACTGACACAGTAG